A genomic window from Salvelinus alpinus chromosome 10, SLU_Salpinus.1, whole genome shotgun sequence includes:
- the LOC139532167 gene encoding inhibin beta B chain-like: MINCIIKVALFVACVLSVRCKEAAPGSLNPLPGMETQTVAQETCSSCGIGQPEESGQVDIDFLEAVKRHILSRLQMRVRPNITHPIPKAAMVTALRKLHAGKVREDGRVEIPNLDGHATSNANEVLEESSEIISFAETDELVSSKSSLFFLISNEGNQHLYVTQATLWLYLRLLPNTLDKGQRRKVTVKVYYQEPGLGSKWNLVEKRVELKRSGWHTFPLTNAIQMVFEKGGRRQNLDVRCEGCEDLAVLPILVNQNNESHRPFLVVQARQADNKHRIRKRGLECDGSSSLCCRQQFYIDFRLIGWNDWIIAPSGYFGNYCEGNCPPYMAGVPGSASSFHTAVVNQYRMRGMSPGSMNSCCIPTKLSTMSMLYFDDEYNIVKRDVPNMIVEECGCA; the protein is encoded by the exons ATGATTAACTGTATAATCAAAGTGGCATTATTTGTGGCTTGCGTGCTGTCTGTCCGCTGCAAAGAAGCGGCGCCGGGATCCTTGAACCCTTTGCCGGGAATGGAGACGCAAACCGTAGCTCAGGAAACTTGCTCTTCGTGTGGCATCGGCCAGCCCGAAGAATCGGGACAGGTGGACATTGACTTTCTGGAGGCGGTGAAAAGGCATATCTTGAGCAGGTTACAGATGAGGGTAAGACCCAACATCACCCATCCTATCCCGAAGGCGGCGATGGTGACTGCGCTTCGGAAACTCCATGCGGGTAAAGTGCGCGAGGATGGGAGAGTTGAAATCCCGAATCTGGACGGACACGCGACCAGCAATGCCAACGAGGTGCTGGAGGAAAGCTCGGAGATAATCAGTTTCGCAGAGACAG ATGAGCTGGTATCATCCAAATCCAGCCTGTTCTTCCTGATCTCTAACGAGGGAAACCAGCACCTGTACGTGACCCAGGCCACCCTCTGGCTGTATTTAAGGCTGCTTCCTAACACCCTGGACAAGGGCCAGCGGAGGAAGGTCACGGTCAAGGTGTACTACCAGGAGCCTGGTCTGGGTAGCAAGTGGAACCTGGTGGAAAAGCGTGTCGAGCTGAAGAGGAGCGGCTGGCACACCTTCCCCCTGACCAACGCTATCCAGATGGTGTTCGAGAAGGGCGGCCGGCGGCAGAACCTGGACGTGCGCTGTGAGGGCTGCGAGGACCTGGCGGTCTTACCGATCCTCGTGAACCAGAACAACGAGTCCCACAGGCCGTTTCTAGTCGTACAGGCCCGGCAAGCGGACAACAAGCACCGCATCAGGAAGAGGGGGCTGGAGTGTGACGGGAGCAGTAGCCTGTGCTGCAGACAGCAGTTCTACATAGACTTCCGCCTCATCGGCTGGAACGACTGGATCATCGCGCCGTCGGGGTACTTTGGGAACTACTGTGAGGGCAACTGTCCACCGTACATGGCGGGAGTGCCAGGGTCGGCGTCGTCCTTCCACACCGCAGTGGTCAATCAGTATCGGATGAGAGGCATGAGCCCCGGCTCCATGAACTCCTGTTGCATCCCCACCAAGCTCAGCACCATGTCAATGCTCTACTTCGACGATGAATACAACATCGTCAAGAGAGACGTACCCAATATGATAGTGGAGGAGTGTGGATGTGCTTGA
- the LOC139532170 gene encoding ras-related protein ralB-B-like yields MSTGKSKNQSSLVLHKVIMVGSGGVGKSALTLQFMYDEFVEDYEPTKADSYRKKVVLDGEEVQIDILDTAGQEDYAAIRDNYFRSGEGFLLVFSITEHESFTSTSEFREQIMRVKAENDTIPLLVVGNKSDLEDRRQVSLDEVRAKAEEWGVQYVETSAKTRANVDKVFFDLMREVRKKKMSESKDKSGKEGKIKKAFKCCLL; encoded by the exons ATGTCTACCGGAAAGAGTAAGAACCAGAGCTCTCTGGTGCTGCACAAGGTGATCATGGTGGGAAGTGGAGGTGTCGGGAAGTCAGCTCTCACTCTGCAGTTCATGTATGACGAG TTTGTGGAGGATTACGAACCCACCAAGGCAGACAGCTACAGGAAGAAGGTGGTTTTGGATGGAGAGGAGGTCCAGATCGACATCCTGGACACAGCTGGACAGGAGGACTATGCTGCCATCAGAGACAACTACTTCCGGAGCGGAGAGGGCTTCCTGCTAGTCTTCTCTATCACCGAACATGAGTCATTCACCTCCACCTCAGAGTTCCG GGAGCAGATTATGCGGGTGAAAGCAGAGAACGATACCATCCCTCTGTTGGTGGTGGGGAACAAGTCGGATCTGGAGGACCGCAGGCAGGTGTCGTTGGATGAGGTCAGGGCCAAGGCAGAGGAGTGGGGTGTGCAGTACGTGGAGACCTCAGCCAAGACACGAGCCAACGTCGACAAG GTGTTCTTTGATCTTATGAGGGAGGTGCGAAAAAAGAAAATGTCAGAGAGCAAAGACAAGAGTGGAAAAGAAGGCAAGATCAAGAAGGCTTTCAAATGTTGTCTGCTTTGA